A window of Rhododendron vialii isolate Sample 1 chromosome 11a, ASM3025357v1 contains these coding sequences:
- the LOC131307075 gene encoding PTI1-like tyrosine-protein kinase 1, translating to MASARRESCTVEIEVKGNGQSSVEMAGNHGRCFPIRAHTCVSYNILIQGYMDLGYYMTQQLTPKSDVYSFDIVLLELITRRKPIECRKNIVWEVKEAMDNAMAVENFSDSDYEPPSTADHAHVEKIVSLIAVSILFNRGNMGSTSI from the exons ATGGCAAGTGCGAGGAGAGAGAGTTGTACGGTGGAGATTGAGGTGAAAGGAAATGGCCAAAGTAGTGTCGAGATGGCCGGCAACCATGGCCGCTGTTTCCCAATACGTGCACATACGTGTGTGAGTT ATAACATTCTGATCCAGGGGTACATGGATCTAGGATATTACATGACCCAACAACTAACCCCGAAGAGCGATGTTTATAGCTTTGACATTGTACTTTTGGAGCTGATAACCAGAAGAAAGCCAATAGAGTGCAGAAAGAACATTGTGTGGGAGGTCAAGGAGGCGATGGACAATGCAA TGGCAGTTGAAAACTTCTCGGATTCTGATTATGAACCTCcttcaactgccgatcatgcccacgttgagAAAATTGTCTCGTTGATTGCGGTTTCCATCCTCTTCAATCGTGGAAACATGGGATCCACGTCCATTTGA
- the LOC131306328 gene encoding leucine-rich repeat receptor protein kinase HPCA1-like, whose amino-acid sequence MGLRIEIFLLFISIQFLVATAETNALDLAALEALKDAWTNIPPNWGGLDPCGSSWVGIQCKNSRITSIILPSMGLSGQLTGDIAQLSELQMLDLSYNNGLTGPLIPSIGSLTKLTYLALVGCGFSGPIPDTIGSLQQLSYLDLNSNSFSGSIPPSIGNLSNVYWLDLWNNSLSGNIPVSSGTTPGLDMLVNAKHFHFGNNQLSGAIPSSLFSSSMTLIHVIFENNQLNGSIPSTLALVQTLEVVRLDGNSLTGSVPSQFSNLTNVNVLYLSNNQLSGPFPNLSTMNYLDYVDLSNNTFDASIFPSWLSNLPSLTTIVMENTRLYGLLPSALFNLPQLQTVSLSNNQLNGTLDVRSSYGNQLELVDLQNNSISDFIFAERVGTTVEFILVGNPACTGTGGTNTYCAIPPSNSSSYSTPPNNCIRHMCSSNEVSSPNCRCAYPYTGTLIFRAPSFSDLGNSTIYTTLESSLMDCFQSNQLPVDSVSLSSPTKNTDNNLLISLEVFPYGQDRFNRTGISGIAFVFSNHTFKSPDTYGPYSFRAYDYFEEGNKSSNRGVITGAAVGCSVVLLLALLAGFYAFRQKRRAEKAARVNNPFASWNPNTTSGGVPLLQGTKCFSYDELKKYTNNFAEANRIGSGGYGKVYRGTLPNGQLVAIKRAQRGSLQGGLEFKTEIELLSRVHHKNVVGLTGFCFERTEEMLVYEYIANGTVHESLSGKTGIRLDWMRRLRIALGAARGLQYLHELANPPIIHRDIKSSNILLDESLNAKVSDFGLSKPMGDAEKSHISTQVKGTMGYMDPEYYMTQQLTEKSDVYSFGVVLLELVTARQPIEKGKYIVREVRQRMKRDQVLYSLDEILDPVILAPTPKGLEQFVDLAMRCVEEEGAQRPAMGAVVKEIENVMQIAGLNPNADSTSTSATHEGDGKGYNHPYTDDSLFVSYSGTFPLISN is encoded by the exons ATGGGTTTACGAATTGAGATTTTTCTGCTGTTTATTTCCATCCAATTTCTCGTTGCAACAGCGGAGACGAATGCTCTGGACC TTGCTGCTCTGGAGGCTCTCAAAGATGCCTGGACGAACATACCACCGAATTGGGGTGGGCTTGACCCATGTGGCAGCAGTTGGGTCGGAATTCAGTGCAAAAATTCACGCATCACATCCAT AATATTACCGAGCATGGGTTTGAGTGGTCAGCTGACCGGGGACATTGCACAGTTGTCAGAATTACAGATGCT GGATCTCTCATACAACAACGGTTTGACAGGACCTCTTATTCCATCAATTGGAAGTTTGACGAAGTTAACATACCT AGCCCTGGTCGGTTGCGGCTTCAGTGGTCCCATTCCAGACACGATAGGGTCCCTGCAGCAGCTGAGCTATCT GGATCTTAATTCCAACAGCTTCAGTGGGAGTATACCTCCTTCAATTGGCAACCTATCAAATGTCTATTGGCTGGATCTGTGGAATAATTCCCTTTCTGGGAATATTCCCGTCTCTAGTGGGACAACACCTGGTTTGGATATGCTGGTTAATGCGAAGCACTT TCATTTTGGAAACAATCAGCTCTCTGGTGCAATCCCATCTAGTCTTTTTAGTTCAAGCATGACGCTAATACATGT aatttttgaaaacaaccAGCTTAATGGAAGCATCCCTTCGACGCTAGCACTGGTCCAAACGCTGGAGGTGGT GCGTCTCGATGGGAACTCGTTAACTGGATCTGTCCCGTCACAGTTCAGCAATCTCACAAATGTCAATGTGCT GTACTTGTCAAACAATCAACTGAGTGGTCCCTTTCCCAATCTTTCAACTATGAATTATCTCGACTACGT AGATTTGAGCAATAATACATTTGACGCATCAATTTTTCCTTCATGGTTGTCAAACTTACCGTCTTTGACAACAAT TGTGATGGAGAACACAAGACTTTATGGTTTACTTCCGAGCGCGCTCTTCAACCTTCCTCAGTTACAGACTGT TTCATTGAGTAACAACCAGCTTAATGGCACTTTGGATGTTCGCTCCAGCTATGGCAACCAACTGGAACTTGTAGATCTTCAGAACAATTCAATAtctgattttatttttgcagAGAGAGTGGGAACCACTGTCGAGTTCAT ACTTGTAGGAAATCCAGCTTGCACGGGAACAGGAGGGACAAACACATACTGTGCCATTCCACCGTCCAACTCATCCTCATATTCCACCCCACCTAACAACTGTATCCGTCATATGTGCAGTTCAAATGAAGTTTCTAGCCCCAACTGTAGATGTGCATATCCATACACAGGAACCCTAATCTTCAGAGCTCCTTCCTTCTCGGACCTCGGAAACTCAACTATCTATACAACTCTTGAGAGTTCTCTGATGGATTGTTTCCAGTCCAATCAACTTCCTGTGGATTCAGTTTCTCTGAGTAGTCCGACCAAAAATACAGATAACAACCTTTTGATAAGCCTAGAAGTGTTTCCGTATGGCCAAGATCGTTTCAATCGAACAGGAATTTCTGGGATTGCATTTGTCTTCAGCAACCACACTTTTAAGTCTCCCGACACTTATGGACCCTATTCTTTCAGAGCCTATGACTACTTTGAAG AAGGAAACAAATCGTCAAATCGAGGGGTTATTACTGGAGCGGCAGTTGGCTGTTCTGTTGTTCTTCTATTGGCTCTCCTTGCAGGATTTTATGCTTTCCGTCAAAAGAGAAGAGCTGAAAAGGCTGCTAGAGTGAACAATCCTTTTG CTTCTTGGAACCCAAATACAACCAGCGGTGGTGTTCCTCTGTTACAAGGAACTAAGTGTTTCTCATATGATGAGCTTAAGAAATACACAAACAATTTTGCAGAAGCCAACAGAATTGGATCCGGTGGATATGGGAAG GTGTATAGAGGAACTCTTCCCAATGGGCAATTGGTTGCCATTAAAAGGGCTCAACGAGGATCTCTGCAGGGTGGTCTGGAATTCAAAACGGAGATTGAGCTCCTATCCAGGGTACACCATAAGAATGTTGTTGGCCTTACGGGTTTCTGTTTCGAACGAACCGAAGAGATGTTGGTGTACGAGTATATTGCAAATGGTACAGTCCATGAGAGTCTTTCAG GGAAGACAGGAATTAGGTTGGATTGGATGAGGCGGCTTCGAATAGCCCTTGGAGCAGCAAGAGGCTTGCAATATCTCCATGAGCTTGCCAACCCTCCAATCATACATAGGGACATCAAATCAAGCAATATCTTACTGGATGAAAGCTTGAATGCAAAAGTCTCTGATTTCGGTCTCTCCAAGCCAATGGGTGATGCAGAAAAGAGCCATATTAGCACTCAAGTCAAGGGGACAATG GGCTACATGGATCCAGAGTATTACATGACCCAACAGTTGACTGAGAAGAGCGACGTATATAGCTTTGGAGTGGTACTGCTAGAGCTTGTAACCGCAAGACAGCCGATCGAGAAAGGCAAATATATTGTAAGAGAGGTGAGGCAGAGAATGAAAAGAGATCAAGTCCTATACAGTCTTGACGAGATTCTTGACCCTGTCATTTTGGCCCCCACACCGAAGGGTTTAGAGCAGTTTGTGGATCTTGCAATGAGGTGTGTTGAAGAAGAGGGAGCTCAGAGGCCTGCAATGGGTGCTGTGGTGAAAGAGATTGAAAACGTTATGCAAATTGCTGGTCTGAACCCAAATGCTGATTCGACATCCACATCTGCTACTCATGAAGGGGATGGTAAGGGGTATAACCATCCTTACACCGATGACAGCCTCTTTGTCTCTTATAGTGGGACCTTTCCACTTATATCAAATTAG